The sequence GCGGCAGGCCATGATCAAGGGATTGCACACGAGCGGGCAGGAGCCTTCCGGCCGCTAGGCCGACCCTTGCGATCCCAGAGGCTCGCTTCGGAGCTATGCCTGCACCAGATGGACAAGCGCAGCTCGTTCGTGAACGATCACGCTCCGTGAGACCTCGAGGCGCCGACCGGGAGCGCCGCGATCGGTCCGGGATCGCGGTGCTGCTGGGCTACGGCGAGTTCTTCATCGACACCGTGGTCGCCCTGGCGCTCATCGCCGGCGGGACCATGCTGCTCGGCGTCGTCGTCTACGACTTCGTGCGCGACCTGGGCCAGGGGCCGTTCATCGCGGCGGTGCTCGAGCTGCTGAGCGGCCTGCTGCT comes from Actinomycetota bacterium and encodes:
- a CDS encoding phosphate-starvation-inducible PsiE family protein, translating into MRPRGADRERRDRSGIAVLLGYGEFFIDTVVALALIAGGTMLLGVVVYDFVRDLGQGPFIAAVLELLSGLLLVFIFTELITTIRVVIARRRVVVEPFLIVGIVAAVRRLIVIS